A single region of the Raphanus sativus cultivar WK10039 chromosome 1, ASM80110v3, whole genome shotgun sequence genome encodes:
- the LOC108826286 gene encoding probable myosin-binding protein 5 isoform X2: MSNRSFKNFIEEELGTFPHFIIYAILEWIIIILLFIDGLFAFFSNQFAKFFNLRTPCLLCTRLDHVLVKTNPDFYYNDSICDSHKRNISSLAYCHVHKKLSEIKHMCEGCLLSFATEKESDVDTYKSLIGILHKDLELLIDEHELQLAFPVAGSKKDENFHRTNNKFQQQKHCSCCGEFLKIKTDDKPKNNNQSFFAGPSPSPRVSFNQRTLDLSNIKYSELPEEEDSVNTKGALGDTVDDRTPSFVKGGNNRFFGIDSALNSPRWSVRSMKKSLIDQNGSESEVLDGDSILHHLKRQVRLDRKSLMDLYMELDEERSASAVAANNAMAMITRLQAEKAAVQMEALQYQRMMDEQAEYDQEALQSMNGLLVKREEDIKELEAEIEAYRLRYGLLREEAEEFLDETKPVLDSPVCSPDQGEDLEHKKDSAVEPKANNGGIIEEERDGSRRAVLVKEITEITERLSAIESKGELLQQISEVLDVSEGEAILYQISQNLHMLRSFIEMPSES; encoded by the exons ATGTCTAACCGTTCCTTCAAGAACTTCATAGAAGAAGAACTTGGAACATTCCCACATTTCATCATCTACGCTATCCTCGAatggatcatcatcatcctcctctTCATCGACGGCCTCTTCGCGTTCTTCTCCAACCAATTCGCCAAGTTCTTCAACCTTAGAACCCCTTGTCTCCTCTGCACTAGACTCGACCATGTTCTCGTCAAAACAAACCCTGACTTCTATTACAACGACTCCATCTGCGATTCACACAAGAGGAACATCTCTTCTCTCGCTTACTGTCATGTCCACAAGAAACTCTCCGAGATCAAACATATGTGCGAAGGATGTCTTCTCTCTTTCGCAACGGAGAAAGAATCAGATGTTGATACTTACAAATCTCTTATTGGGATCTTGCATAAGGATCTTGAGCTTCTTATCGATGAACATGAGCTTCAGCTAGCGTTTCCGGTTGCGGGTTCGAAGAAAGACGAAAACTTTCACAGAACTAACAACAAGTTTCAGCAACAGAAACATTGTTCTTGTTGTGGAGAGTTCTTGAAGATCAAAACCGATGATAAACCGAAGAATAACAACCAATCTTTCTTTGCTGGTCCTAGTCCTTCTCCTAGGGTTTCATTCAACCAAAGAACGTTGGACTTATCTAACATCAAGTACTCAGAATTGCCTGAGGAGGAAGATTCTGTTAACACCAAAGGTGCCTTGGGGGACACGGTTGATGATAGAACACCGAGTTTTGTAAAAGGAGGGAACAATAGATTCTTTGGGATTGATTCAGCTCTGAACAGTCCTAGATGGTCTGTTAGATCTATGAAGAAGTCTTTGATTGATCAAAATGGCTCGGAGAGTGAAGTGTTGGATGGAGATTCGATACTTCATCATTTAAAAAGACAGGTTAGATTGGACCGCAAGTCATTGATGGATTTGTACATGGAGTTAGATGAAGAGAGGAGTGCTTCAGCTGTTGCGGCAAACAACGCGATGGCTATGATCACGAGGCTTCAAGCGGAGAAAGCTGCGGTTCAAATGGAGGCATTGCAGTATCAGAGAATGATGGATGAGCAAGCGGAGTATGATCAAGAAGCTCTGCAGTCTATGAATGGTTTGTTGGTTAAAAGGGAAGAGGATATAAAAGAGCTTGAAGCTGAAATCGAAGCTTATAGGTTGAGATATGGACTGTTgagagaagaagcagaagagttTCTTGATGAAACTAAACCGGTTTTGGATTCGCCGGTTTGTTCTCCAGATCAAGGAGAAGACTTGGAACACAAGAAAGATTCAGCAGTGGAGCCTAAAGCCAACAATGGTGGGATCATAGAGGAAGAAAGAG ATGGAAGCAGAAGAGCTGTGTTAGTGAAGGAGATTACAGAGATTACAGAGAGACTAAGTGCTATCGAATCAAAAGGTGAATTGTTGCAGCAAATTTCAGAAGTTTTAGATGTTAGTGAAGGAGAAGCAATTCTATATCAGATATCTCAAAATCTGCATATGCTTCGTAGTTTCATTGAAATGCCATCAGAATCATGA
- the LOC108854527 gene encoding germin-like protein subfamily T member 2, with protein sequence MASLFSSFLLTLCLFVIPSLSSDPDPLQDFCVGDLRASPSINGFPCKPSVSASDFFFSGLAGPLNTSNPNGVAISPANVLTFPGLNTLGLSMNNVEFAPGGVNPPHSHPRATEVGVVIEGSVFVGFLTTNNTLFSKVINAGEMFVVPRGLVHFQWNVGKGKARLITAFNSQLSGVVVLPSTLFGSVPEIPNAVLTKTFRTDDATVNNLKSKFAV encoded by the coding sequence ATGGCTTCTCTTTTCAGTTCTTTCCTTCTAACGCTATGTCTCTTCGTGATCCCATCACTCTCATCTGATCCTGACCCTTTACAAGACTTTTGCGTTGGCGATCTCAGAGCTTCTCCTTCCATCAACGGCTTCCCATGCAAACCATCAGTCTCAGCATctgacttcttcttctccggcTTAGCCGGTCCTCTAAACACCTCAAACCCTAACGGCGTAGCCATTTCCCCCGCTAACGTCTTAACGTTTCCGGGTCTAAACACTTTAGGACTTTCCATGAACAACGTTGAGTTCGCTCCGGGAGGTGTGAACCCTCCTCACTCGCACCCGCGTGCAACCGAAGTAGGAGTTGTGATCGAAGGTTCGGTCTTTGTAGGGTTCTTGACAACGAACAACACTTTGTTCTCGAAGGTTATCAATGCCGGAGAGATGTTTGTTGTCCCTAGAGGTTTGGTTCACTTCCAGTGGAACGTTGGTAAAGGTAAAGCGCGTTTGATAACCGCTTTTAACAGTCAGCTTTCAGGAGTAGTGGTTCTGCCTAGCACTTTGTTTGGTTCAGTGCCTGAGATTCCAAACGCGGTTTTAACCAAAACGTTTAGGACTGATGATGCAACTGTGAACAATCTCAAGTCCAAGTTTGCTGTTTGA
- the LOC108826286 gene encoding probable myosin-binding protein 5 isoform X1, whose protein sequence is MSNRSFKNFIEEELGTFPHFIIYAILEWIIIILLFIDGLFAFFSNQFAKFFNLRTPCLLCTRLDHVLVKTNPDFYYNDSICDSHKRNISSLAYCHVHKKLSEIKHMCEGCLLSFATEKESDVDTYKSLIGILHKDLELLIDEHELQLAFPVAGSKKDENFHRTNNKFQQQKHCSCCGEFLKIKTDDKPKNNNQSFFAGPSPSPRVSFNQRTLDLSNIKYSELPEEEDSVNTKGALGDTVDDRTPSFVKGGNNRFFGIDSALNSPRWSVRSMKKSLIDQNGSESEVLDGDSILHHLKRQVRLDRKSLMDLYMELDEERSASAVAANNAMAMITRLQAEKAAVQMEALQYQRMMDEQAEYDQEALQSMNGLLVKREEDIKELEAEIEAYRLRYGLLREEAEEFLDETKPVLDSPVCSPDQGEDLEHKKDSAVEPKANNGGIIEEEREDGSRRAVLVKEITEITERLSAIESKGELLQQISEVLDVSEGEAILYQISQNLHMLRSFIEMPSES, encoded by the exons ATGTCTAACCGTTCCTTCAAGAACTTCATAGAAGAAGAACTTGGAACATTCCCACATTTCATCATCTACGCTATCCTCGAatggatcatcatcatcctcctctTCATCGACGGCCTCTTCGCGTTCTTCTCCAACCAATTCGCCAAGTTCTTCAACCTTAGAACCCCTTGTCTCCTCTGCACTAGACTCGACCATGTTCTCGTCAAAACAAACCCTGACTTCTATTACAACGACTCCATCTGCGATTCACACAAGAGGAACATCTCTTCTCTCGCTTACTGTCATGTCCACAAGAAACTCTCCGAGATCAAACATATGTGCGAAGGATGTCTTCTCTCTTTCGCAACGGAGAAAGAATCAGATGTTGATACTTACAAATCTCTTATTGGGATCTTGCATAAGGATCTTGAGCTTCTTATCGATGAACATGAGCTTCAGCTAGCGTTTCCGGTTGCGGGTTCGAAGAAAGACGAAAACTTTCACAGAACTAACAACAAGTTTCAGCAACAGAAACATTGTTCTTGTTGTGGAGAGTTCTTGAAGATCAAAACCGATGATAAACCGAAGAATAACAACCAATCTTTCTTTGCTGGTCCTAGTCCTTCTCCTAGGGTTTCATTCAACCAAAGAACGTTGGACTTATCTAACATCAAGTACTCAGAATTGCCTGAGGAGGAAGATTCTGTTAACACCAAAGGTGCCTTGGGGGACACGGTTGATGATAGAACACCGAGTTTTGTAAAAGGAGGGAACAATAGATTCTTTGGGATTGATTCAGCTCTGAACAGTCCTAGATGGTCTGTTAGATCTATGAAGAAGTCTTTGATTGATCAAAATGGCTCGGAGAGTGAAGTGTTGGATGGAGATTCGATACTTCATCATTTAAAAAGACAGGTTAGATTGGACCGCAAGTCATTGATGGATTTGTACATGGAGTTAGATGAAGAGAGGAGTGCTTCAGCTGTTGCGGCAAACAACGCGATGGCTATGATCACGAGGCTTCAAGCGGAGAAAGCTGCGGTTCAAATGGAGGCATTGCAGTATCAGAGAATGATGGATGAGCAAGCGGAGTATGATCAAGAAGCTCTGCAGTCTATGAATGGTTTGTTGGTTAAAAGGGAAGAGGATATAAAAGAGCTTGAAGCTGAAATCGAAGCTTATAGGTTGAGATATGGACTGTTgagagaagaagcagaagagttTCTTGATGAAACTAAACCGGTTTTGGATTCGCCGGTTTGTTCTCCAGATCAAGGAGAAGACTTGGAACACAAGAAAGATTCAGCAGTGGAGCCTAAAGCCAACAATGGTGGGATCATAGAGGAAGAAAGAG AAGATGGAAGCAGAAGAGCTGTGTTAGTGAAGGAGATTACAGAGATTACAGAGAGACTAAGTGCTATCGAATCAAAAGGTGAATTGTTGCAGCAAATTTCAGAAGTTTTAGATGTTAGTGAAGGAGAAGCAATTCTATATCAGATATCTCAAAATCTGCATATGCTTCGTAGTTTCATTGAAATGCCATCAGAATCATGA